The following nucleotide sequence is from Phyllobacterium zundukense.
CCAGCCGGCGGAGGAACTGGCGAGAGGGTTGGTCGCTATTGCCCCTGCCGGTCTCGACCATGTGTTCTATTCCGACAGCGGCTCGACCTGCGTCGAAGTGGCGCTGAAAATGGCCCTCGGCTTCTTCCACAATTGGGGCACGCCGCGCTCCCGCATTGTCGTCATGGAGCATGGCTACCATGGGGATACGATCGGGACGATGTCAGCGGGCGAACGGGGTGTCTTCAATACGGCCTATGCACCAATGCTTTTCGGTGTGGACAGACTGCCGTTTCCAGTGCCGGGAGGAGAACAGGACACGCTCGACGCCTTCGAGGCGTTCTGCCGGGGCGGACAGGTTGCAGCGCTGCTGATTGAACCGCTGGTTCTCGGAGCAGGGGGTATGCGTATGTACCCGGCATCGCTTCTGGCTGAACTGAAGGCGATCGCGACAAGGCATCGCAGCCTGATGATCGCCGACGAAGTGATGACCGGGTGGGGCCGCACGGGAACTCTCTTTGCCTGCGAGCAGGCGAACATCACACCAGATATACTATGCACATCCAAGGGGCTGACGGGCGGATCACTCCCGCTGGCCGCGACTTTATGTTCGGCCGAAATTTTCGATGCGCATCTGTCCACAGATCGAAGCCAGACCTTCTTTCATTCCAGCTCCTATACCGCCAATCCGATCGCCTGCGCC
It contains:
- a CDS encoding adenosylmethionine--8-amino-7-oxononanoate transaminase translates to MTRSAVWHPFTQHGLEPAMKRIVRTEGTYLFDEQGHAVLDAISSWWVITHGHRHPRIMDAIRCASEIYDQIIFAEYTHQPAEELARGLVAIAPAGLDHVFYSDSGSTCVEVALKMALGFFHNWGTPRSRIVVMEHGYHGDTIGTMSAGERGVFNTAYAPMLFGVDRLPFPVPGGEQDTLDAFEAFCRGGQVAALLIEPLVLGAGGMRMYPASLLAELKAIATRHRSLMIADEVMTGWGRTGTLFACEQANITPDILCTSKGLTGGSLPLAATLCSAEIFDAHLSTDRSQTFFHSSSYTANPIACAAALANLDVWKTEPVTARIQSLVAMHGARLERFKADARFGNVRQAGTIVALDVNVPATGYLSDAGPKLRAFFKGRNILIRPLGNVIYLMTPYCVTADDLARIYDVIDEAADMIVQGGDR